One Candidatus Cloacimonadota bacterium DNA window includes the following coding sequences:
- a CDS encoding RnfABCDGE type electron transport complex subunit G — translation MKEIIKPTIVLLVICVVAGSVLALIYYKTDPIIAENNRIEEENARKEVLPLADTFEPVCENDNILYYQGFRKNKLVGYIFKCSKYGYGSTVKTIVGIDTLFMITGIKIISQQETPGLGANCSKPKFAEKFKNKNPETILVDKDGGNIVSITGATITTRTVTNSIREKFNKLKQKFDKKSLN, via the coding sequence ATGAAAGAGATAATAAAACCAACAATAGTGTTGTTAGTAATTTGTGTAGTTGCAGGTAGTGTTTTAGCTTTAATCTATTATAAAACCGACCCTATTATTGCAGAAAATAATAGAATAGAAGAAGAAAATGCAAGAAAAGAGGTTTTGCCTTTGGCTGATACGTTTGAACCTGTTTGTGAAAATGATAACATATTATATTACCAAGGTTTTCGTAAAAATAAACTTGTTGGATATATTTTTAAATGTTCAAAATATGGCTATGGCAGCACAGTAAAAACAATTGTTGGAATAGATACCTTGTTTATGATAACAGGCATCAAAATTATTTCTCAACAAGAAACTCCAGGATTGGGTGCTAATTGTTCTAAACCAAAATTTGCAGAAAAATTCAAAAATAAGAATCCAGAAACAATCTTAGTAGATAAAGATGGTGGAAATATCGTATCTATAACAGGAGCAACAATAACCACAAGAACCGTTACTAATTCAATAAGAGAAAAGTTTAACAAATTAAAGCAAAAGTTTGATAAGAAATCACTTAATTAA
- a CDS encoding RnfABCDGE type electron transport complex subunit D — MNLLKISSSPHIHENVDVKKVMWSVVIALMPALVAAYIFFGLRSIWLTALGVISAVVVEALTQLFMKKPVTISDGSAVITGLLLAFNLPPEAPFWFPIIGSAFAIIIGKQVFGGLGYNPVNPALLGRAFLMASWPVQMTTGWTSKMARLGVSTISGLKTNIIIGGSDYLQNLITSATPLNLAQQIRNDIVGGIAGDSARTVFHSLSSLDYIKNLFWGNIGGCIGEVSAAALIIGAAFLVYKHYIEWRIPLSYIGTVAILSWILGGIDGLFSGPILFHIFSGGLILGAFFMATDMVTSPVTKKGRLIFGIGCGILTVVIRLWGGYPEGVSYSILIMNIAVPLIDRLTPQKPFGYRKIETEK, encoded by the coding sequence GTGAATTTATTAAAGATTTCATCTTCCCCGCATATACATGAAAATGTAGATGTTAAAAAGGTTATGTGGTCAGTTGTAATAGCCCTTATGCCTGCTTTGGTTGCTGCATATATTTTCTTTGGTTTAAGATCAATTTGGCTAACTGCATTGGGTGTTATATCTGCTGTAGTTGTAGAAGCTTTAACACAGTTATTCATGAAAAAACCCGTTACAATATCAGATGGAAGTGCAGTCATTACTGGGTTGCTTTTAGCTTTTAATCTTCCACCTGAAGCACCCTTTTGGTTTCCAATAATTGGCTCAGCCTTTGCAATCATAATTGGCAAGCAAGTTTTTGGTGGCTTGGGATATAATCCTGTTAATCCAGCTCTCCTTGGCAGAGCATTTTTAATGGCTTCATGGCCTGTACAAATGACAACTGGCTGGACATCTAAAATGGCAAGACTTGGGGTATCTACAATTTCTGGTCTTAAGACAAATATTATTATTGGTGGAAGTGACTATCTTCAGAACCTAATAACTTCTGCGACACCTTTGAATTTAGCTCAACAGATTAGAAATGACATCGTAGGTGGAATAGCTGGCGATTCTGCCCGAACAGTTTTTCATAGTTTATCATCTCTGGATTATATTAAAAATCTTTTCTGGGGAAATATTGGTGGATGTATTGGTGAGGTTTCTGCTGCTGCACTCATTATTGGTGCTGCCTTTCTGGTCTATAAACATTATATTGAGTGGAGAATTCCGTTAAGCTACATTGGGACTGTTGCAATTTTAAGCTGGATATTAGGTGGTATTGATGGCTTATTCTCAGGGCCGATTCTATTCCACATCTTTTCGGGTGGACTAATTTTGGGTGCATTCTTTATGGCTACAGATATGGTTACTTCTCCTGTTACAAAAAAGGGAAGGTTAATTTTCGGAATTGGATGCGGAATTCTTACGGTCGTGATTAGGCTATGGGGTGGCTATCCAGAAGGAGTCTCTTATTCCATCTTAATTATGAATATTGCAGTGCCTTTGATTGATAGATTAACACCTCAAAAACCCTTTGGGTATAGAAAAATTGAAACTGAAAAATAG
- a CDS encoding 4-oxalocrotonate tautomerase family protein, translating to MPYINLKTLGKLTEYQKSEISKQFTETLEKVANKSKNSVYIVIDEVERENWAVGGKLFSEK from the coding sequence ATGCCGTATATTAATCTCAAAACATTAGGAAAGTTAACAGAGTATCAAAAATCTGAAATCTCTAAACAATTTACAGAGACTTTGGAAAAGGTAGCAAATAAATCAAAAAATTCAGTTTATATTGTTATTGATGAAGTTGAAAGAGAGAATTGGGCAGTTGGTGGAAAACTGTTTTCTGAAAAATAG
- the rsxC gene encoding electron transport complex subunit RsxC: MCAKTFKGGVHPHDFKYFSNKVPIEDFPAQDKVIIHLSQHIGTPSKPIVKVGDLVKKGQKISEAGGFVSIPMHSSVSGKVTKIGNYPHPIGTVQKAIEIENDGKNECIEGLENNKNYMEIPADEMKNRVKEAGICGMGGAGFPTHVKLAPPKEKPIDTVVLNGVECEPYLTADHRLMLEKSEDIISGLRIIMKILNAKKGYIGIELNKTDAIKLMRDKLKNEKNLHFVSLHLRYPQGAEKQLIYATTRRRVPAGGLPMDVGVVVQNVGTALAIYEAIRYKKPCIERITTVTGAIVKNPKNLRAPVGSLISDMIEYCGGTTDEIAKLISGGPMMGFAIPNMDTPITKTTSGIVLFGKNEIIDTAEQPCLHCGRCVDACPMNLIPAFIVENVKNKDYALAQKLNILDCMECGSCSFVCPSHIQLIQWIKLGKLEVGKLIKKK; this comes from the coding sequence ATGTGTGCAAAGACTTTTAAAGGTGGAGTTCATCCACACGATTTTAAGTATTTCTCTAATAAAGTACCAATAGAAGATTTCCCAGCACAAGATAAGGTTATCATTCATCTGAGTCAGCATATCGGTACTCCTTCAAAGCCAATTGTGAAAGTAGGAGATTTGGTCAAAAAAGGACAGAAGATATCCGAAGCTGGAGGCTTCGTCTCTATACCTATGCACAGTTCTGTGTCTGGCAAGGTAACGAAGATTGGAAATTATCCCCATCCTATTGGCACCGTTCAAAAAGCAATTGAAATTGAAAATGATGGTAAGAATGAATGTATAGAAGGTCTGGAAAATAATAAAAATTATATGGAAATTCCTGCTGATGAGATGAAAAATCGTGTCAAAGAAGCAGGAATTTGTGGAATGGGCGGTGCTGGATTTCCCACCCATGTAAAACTCGCTCCACCTAAAGAGAAGCCAATTGATACTGTAGTTCTAAATGGAGTTGAATGCGAACCTTATTTAACTGCTGACCATAGATTGATGTTAGAAAAATCTGAAGATATTATATCTGGCTTGAGAATAATAATGAAAATCTTAAATGCCAAAAAAGGATATATCGGTATTGAATTAAATAAAACAGACGCAATAAAGTTAATGAGAGATAAACTTAAAAATGAAAAAAATCTTCACTTTGTATCTTTGCATTTGCGATATCCTCAAGGTGCCGAAAAACAGCTTATATATGCAACAACAAGACGAAGAGTACCAGCTGGTGGACTTCCGATGGATGTTGGCGTGGTTGTCCAAAATGTAGGAACAGCACTTGCAATTTATGAAGCAATAAGATATAAAAAACCATGCATAGAAAGAATTACGACAGTCACGGGCGCTATTGTAAAAAATCCAAAAAATTTACGAGCACCTGTTGGCTCTTTAATATCTGATATGATAGAATATTGTGGTGGCACAACTGATGAGATTGCAAAACTTATCTCTGGTGGTCCAATGATGGGATTTGCAATTCCGAATATGGATACCCCCATTACAAAAACCACATCAGGAATTGTTTTATTTGGCAAGAATGAGATTATAGATACTGCCGAACAACCCTGTTTGCATTGCGGCCGCTGTGTTGACGCATGTCCTATGAATTTGATTCCAGCATTTATTGTTGAAAATGTAAAAAACAAAGATTATGCTCTTGCACAAAAATTAAACATATTAGACTGTATGGAATGCGGCTCATGCTCTTTCGTCTGCCCATCCCATATTCAACTTATCCAATGGATAAAATTAGGTAAATTAGAAGTCGGAAAATTAATAAAGAAAAAATGA
- the ftsY gene encoding signal recognition particle-docking protein FtsY yields the protein MKVVSGLKYKLAKTHNSFVKRITEAIHICGKVDEELIENIEDILIQADIGLKVTNKIINILEDEIRLNKITNKDDVFNNLENIIINILNDEYKDIQQINFLAYKKPIVILFVGVNGVGKTTTIAKVANKFKKQSKKVLLVAADTFRAAAIEQLEIWAKRIGVNMISQKYGSDPSSVIFNALHSAMAQNYDVVMIDTAGRLHTKTNLMRELEKNVRTIKKIIPDAPHESYLIIDSTTGQNGVQQAKSFVESIPITGVILTKLDGTAKGGVALGIKDSLNIPVKAIGIGEKVEDIREFNANDFVKAIFN from the coding sequence TTGAAAGTCGTTAGCGGTTTAAAATATAAATTAGCAAAAACTCATAATTCATTTGTTAAAAGAATTACAGAAGCAATCCATATTTGTGGCAAAGTAGATGAAGAGTTGATTGAGAACATTGAAGATATTCTTATCCAGGCTGATATTGGCTTAAAAGTTACAAACAAAATAATAAATATCCTTGAAGACGAAATTCGCTTAAATAAAATTACAAATAAAGATGATGTTTTTAATAATTTAGAAAATATCATAATAAATATTTTAAACGACGAATATAAAGACATTCAACAAATAAATTTTTTGGCATATAAAAAGCCCATCGTTATCCTTTTCGTAGGTGTTAACGGAGTTGGCAAAACAACTACCATTGCAAAAGTAGCAAATAAATTTAAAAAACAAAGCAAAAAAGTTCTACTTGTTGCTGCAGATACATTCCGTGCTGCAGCAATTGAACAGCTTGAAATCTGGGCAAAAAGAATCGGTGTAAATATGATTAGCCAGAAATACGGTTCTGACCCATCTTCAGTGATATTTAACGCCCTTCACTCTGCTATGGCTCAGAATTATGATGTAGTAATGATTGATACTGCCGGACGATTGCATACTAAAACTAATCTAATGAGAGAGTTAGAAAAAAATGTCAGAACCATAAAAAAGATAATTCCAGATGCTCCTCATGAAAGCTATCTAATAATTGATTCTACAACGGGTCAAAACGGAGTTCAGCAAGCTAAAAGTTTTGTGGAATCAATCCCTATTACAGGCGTTATTCTTACAAAATTAGATGGAACAGCAAAAGGGGGAGTTGCACTGGGGATAAAGGATAGTTTGAATATTCCTGTTAAAGCTATTGGCATTGGTGAAAAGGTTGAAGATATTAGAGAATTTAATGCTAATGACTTTGTTAAAGCAATCTTTAATTAA
- the ppdK gene encoding pyruvate, phosphate dikinase, with protein sequence MNKYVYFFGGIKSDGDRTMKNLLGGKGANLAEMVNLGIPVPPGFTISTEVCDYFNKHKYSYPNKLTKEVEENLAKLENAINKKFGDPSNPLLLSVRSGAAVSMPGMMDTILNLGLNDKVAEKLVKLTNNPRFVWDAYRRLIQMFGNVVFGIESEKFEDIISIVKSSKNISLDIELTGDDFKYIVDEFKKLYRNYLGKEFPQNPEKQLWLSMEAVFKSWDNKRARKYREINSITGLLGTAVNVQVMVFGNMGKDCATGVAFTRDPATGEDKFFGEFLVNAQGEDVVAGIRTPQHITKENSEDWAKSNNISEKVRKEKYPSLEELMPEVYQNLYKIQDKLEKHYKDMQDIEFTIQNRKLYLLQTRTGKRTTKAAVKIAVDMVKEGMISKNTALMRIQPEQLDQLLHPSFSADEKKKAFDEGRFLAKGLPASPGAAVGKVVFFAEDAVNWKVRNEKTILVRIETSPEDIAGMDAAQGILTAHGGMTSHAAVVARGMGKCCVAGCGDVNIVPEQKKFMTKGQVIHEGDYISLDGSTGEVIKGTVGTTSPELSDNFEILMKWADDVSKLKVHANADAPKDATVARKFGAVGIGLCRTEHMFFEADRIDFVRGMILAENPEERTFPLSELKKMQIEDFKGILQAMEGLPVTIRLLDPPLHEFLPAKDDNEEIKNLSQKFNKSVQKIKTIINQLYEFNPMLGHRGCRLGITFPDIYKMQVEAIIESACYLRKKGIDVKPEIMIPLVGSIKEFTILEQSARKIANKIFKECGVEVHYTIGTMIEIPRACLVADKIAKEAEFFSFGTNDLTQMGCGFSRDDAGKFLKEYVELGVYEKDPFQVLDRQGIGQLVKIAVEKGRKANPNLIIGICGEHGGEPSSIEFCHQVGLDYVSCSPYRVPIAKLSAAQATLKNN encoded by the coding sequence ATGAATAAGTATGTATACTTTTTTGGCGGCATCAAGTCTGATGGTGACCGAACAATGAAGAATCTTTTAGGTGGTAAGGGCGCAAATTTAGCAGAAATGGTTAATCTCGGAATACCTGTACCACCCGGCTTTACAATATCAACCGAAGTGTGCGATTATTTTAATAAACATAAATATTCCTATCCTAACAAACTAACGAAAGAAGTTGAGGAAAACTTAGCAAAATTAGAAAACGCAATAAATAAAAAGTTTGGCGACCCTTCTAATCCACTCTTGCTTTCAGTCCGTTCCGGTGCTGCTGTCTCTATGCCCGGAATGATGGATACCATTCTTAACCTTGGTTTAAATGACAAAGTTGCTGAAAAGTTAGTAAAATTAACCAATAACCCAAGATTCGTCTGGGATGCATACCGTAGACTCATTCAGATGTTTGGAAATGTGGTCTTTGGAATTGAATCTGAAAAATTCGAAGATATTATCTCTATTGTGAAAAGTAGTAAAAACATCTCACTTGATATTGAGCTTACTGGTGATGACTTCAAATATATTGTAGATGAGTTCAAAAAATTGTATCGGAACTACCTTGGCAAAGAATTTCCACAGAATCCCGAAAAACAGCTTTGGTTATCAATGGAAGCTGTTTTTAAATCGTGGGATAATAAGCGAGCAAGGAAATATAGAGAGATTAATTCAATAACTGGACTGCTGGGAACGGCTGTAAATGTACAAGTAATGGTTTTTGGAAATATGGGAAAAGACTGTGCAACAGGTGTTGCTTTTACCAGAGACCCGGCTACAGGTGAAGATAAATTCTTCGGAGAATTTCTGGTTAATGCACAAGGCGAAGATGTGGTGGCAGGGATTAGAACCCCTCAACATATTACAAAAGAAAACTCGGAAGATTGGGCAAAAAGTAATAATATTTCTGAAAAGGTTAGAAAAGAAAAATATCCATCCTTAGAAGAATTAATGCCAGAAGTTTATCAGAATCTCTATAAAATTCAAGATAAATTAGAAAAGCATTATAAAGATATGCAAGATATTGAGTTTACAATACAAAATAGAAAATTATACCTTTTGCAGACAAGGACAGGAAAAAGGACTACAAAAGCAGCTGTCAAAATTGCAGTAGATATGGTCAAAGAAGGGATGATTTCAAAAAATACCGCTTTGATGAGAATTCAACCCGAACAATTAGACCAGCTACTTCATCCTAGTTTCAGTGCAGATGAGAAAAAGAAAGCTTTTGATGAAGGGAGATTTCTTGCAAAGGGTCTGCCAGCATCCCCAGGAGCAGCAGTTGGAAAGGTAGTTTTCTTTGCAGAAGATGCTGTTAATTGGAAAGTGCGAAATGAGAAAACCATTCTGGTCAGAATTGAAACTTCCCCAGAAGACATTGCTGGTATGGATGCGGCACAAGGAATATTGACGGCTCATGGCGGAATGACCTCTCACGCGGCCGTCGTAGCTCGTGGAATGGGAAAATGTTGCGTAGCTGGATGTGGCGATGTCAACATCGTCCCTGAACAGAAGAAGTTTATGACTAAAGGTCAGGTAATTCATGAAGGAGACTACATATCTCTGGATGGAAGCACAGGAGAGGTTATAAAGGGTACAGTCGGCACCACTTCTCCTGAACTCTCAGATAACTTTGAGATTCTTATGAAATGGGCTGACGATGTAAGTAAGTTAAAAGTGCATGCTAATGCAGATGCACCCAAAGATGCAACTGTGGCAAGAAAATTCGGTGCTGTTGGAATCGGCCTCTGCCGAACAGAGCATATGTTCTTTGAAGCCGATAGAATTGATTTTGTAAGAGGAATGATATTAGCTGAAAACCCTGAAGAAAGAACTTTTCCATTATCCGAACTTAAGAAAATGCAGATTGAAGATTTTAAAGGAATTCTTCAGGCTATGGAAGGTTTACCTGTTACAATCAGGTTATTAGACCCTCCACTTCACGAATTCCTTCCTGCAAAAGATGATAACGAAGAAATTAAAAATCTCTCACAAAAATTTAATAAATCAGTTCAAAAAATAAAAACAATAATTAATCAATTGTATGAATTCAATCCTATGCTTGGTCATCGTGGATGTAGATTAGGAATAACATTTCCAGATATCTACAAGATGCAAGTTGAAGCAATTATTGAATCCGCTTGCTATTTGAGGAAAAAGGGTATTGATGTAAAACCAGAAATTATGATTCCACTCGTTGGAAGTATAAAAGAATTTACTATTCTTGAACAAAGTGCAAGAAAAATCGCTAACAAAATCTTTAAAGAGTGTGGTGTTGAAGTTCACTATACAATTGGCACAATGATTGAAATTCCACGAGCCTGCCTTGTGGCAGATAAGATTGCAAAAGAAGCTGAGTTTTTCTCCTTTGGTACTAACGACTTGACTCAAATGGGTTGCGGATTTTCAAGAGATGATGCAGGAAAATTCCTGAAAGAATATGTAGAATTAGGTGTCTATGAGAAAGACCCTTTCCAGGTTCTTGACAGACAAGGTATTGGGCAATTGGTTAAAATCGCTGTTGAAAAAGGAAGAAAGGCCAATCCAAATTTAATCATAGGAATCTGTGGAGAACATGGCGGGGAGCCAAGCTCCATTGAATTCTGCCATCAGGTTGGACTTGATTATGTAAGCTGCTCACCATATCGTGTGCCAATTGCAAAATTATCAGCCGCACAAGCCACACTGAAAAATAATTAA
- a CDS encoding four helix bundle protein: MANKKKFDLEERTAKFGEEVIKFSKKIPQNPITLPLISQLIKAGTSVGANYCEADCAESKKDFEHKIGICKKESKESKYWFRMIAKAVPKLKEEAKIYWSEANELNLIFSSIIIKSKQKK, encoded by the coding sequence ATGGCAAATAAAAAGAAATTCGATTTAGAGGAAAGAACTGCAAAATTTGGTGAAGAAGTTATCAAATTTTCTAAAAAAATTCCCCAAAATCCAATAACTCTACCTCTAATTTCTCAATTAATCAAAGCAGGAACAAGTGTTGGCGCTAATTATTGTGAAGCGGATTGTGCTGAATCAAAAAAGGATTTTGAGCATAAAATAGGAATTTGCAAAAAAGAATCGAAGGAATCAAAATATTGGTTTAGAATGATTGCAAAAGCAGTTCCAAAATTAAAAGAAGAAGCAAAAATATATTGGAGTGAAGCTAATGAATTAAATTTAATTTTTTCATCAATTATCATTAAATCAAAGCAGAAAAAATGA
- the nadD gene encoding nicotinate-nucleotide adenylyltransferase has protein sequence MRLGILGGTFDPIHFGHLKVAESCLKKLNLNLILFIPSGNPPLKKVSADYIHRLKMLKLALKGYTHFKVVELEKKRFDNQPTYTYNTLKTIKKLYPKAYRFFLIGEDNVPELKKWYRYKELFKYAEFIVLTRNVNSKKSWTNLEYYDKLKFVNTPLIDISSNTIRNNVINNLPIKGLLPENVENYIKENKLYSELVNYLTKVSHEI, from the coding sequence ATGAGACTAGGAATATTAGGGGGAACTTTTGACCCCATCCATTTTGGTCATTTAAAAGTGGCTGAATCTTGCTTAAAAAAATTGAATCTTAATTTAATACTTTTCATCCCTTCTGGTAACCCACCTCTTAAAAAAGTTTCTGCTGATTATATTCATAGATTGAAAATGCTTAAATTAGCACTAAAAGGTTATACGCACTTTAAAGTTGTTGAACTTGAAAAGAAAAGATTTGATAATCAACCGACATATACATATAATACTTTAAAAACCATAAAAAAACTGTATCCTAAAGCGTATAGGTTCTTCTTAATTGGAGAAGATAATGTTCCAGAACTCAAAAAATGGTATAGATACAAAGAACTTTTCAAATATGCAGAATTTATCGTCCTGACTAGGAATGTAAATTCAAAAAAATCATGGACAAATCTTGAATATTATGATAAACTGAAATTTGTAAATACGCCTTTGATTGATATATCATCAAATACTATAAGAAATAATGTTATAAATAATCTTCCTATTAAAGGTCTATTACCAGAAAATGTTGAAAACTATATTAAGGAAAATAAACTATATAGTGAACTGGTAAATTATTTAACTAAAGTTTCGCATGAGATATAG
- the bamD gene encoding outer membrane protein assembly factor BamD gives MKRIVFILLLVLIGCAHKIPISEMNVEQQIKTADTLYSRKKYHLAQEIYEKITFESKGDTLVKKAQYQLANCYYNLKLYEDAIFEYEEFLRLFPFSRYSENSEFMIGMSWLKLSLPPYYNQEETNKSIEQFEYFLSKYPDSGKKAEALDALNKCKDKLLEKKYENAYIYYKMEYYNAALMYLSELFNENTNGEIDKKSLILAAKIYSKRKDWDSLTKISETFTLKYPEHPFIKEIERYLSNKN, from the coding sequence ATGAAAAGAATTGTTTTTATTTTATTGTTAGTGCTCATAGGTTGTGCTCACAAAATCCCTATTTCAGAAATGAATGTTGAGCAACAAATTAAAACTGCAGATACACTTTATTCCAGAAAAAAATATCATCTCGCACAAGAAATCTACGAAAAAATAACATTTGAAAGCAAGGGTGATACTCTTGTGAAAAAAGCACAATATCAATTAGCAAACTGCTATTACAATCTAAAACTTTATGAAGACGCCATTTTTGAATATGAGGAGTTCCTCCGACTCTTTCCTTTTTCAAGATATTCAGAAAATTCAGAATTTATGATAGGAATGAGCTGGCTTAAACTTTCTCTTCCCCCTTATTATAATCAGGAAGAAACGAACAAATCAATAGAACAGTTTGAATATTTTCTCTCAAAATATCCAGATTCGGGAAAGAAGGCTGAAGCCCTTGATGCCCTAAACAAATGTAAAGATAAATTGTTAGAAAAAAAGTACGAAAATGCTTATATTTATTATAAAATGGAATATTATAATGCGGCTCTTATGTATTTAAGTGAACTATTCAATGAGAATACTAATGGAGAGATTGACAAGAAATCCTTAATTCTTGCTGCTAAAATTTATAGCAAGAGAAAGGATTGGGATTCACTTACTAAGATATCAGAAACATTTACCTTGAAATATCCAGAACATCCATTTATTAAAGAAATCGAAAGATACTTATCTAACAAAAATTGA
- the ybgF gene encoding tol-pal system protein YbgF — MKKILFILPLTLIILAQCSRGTQFQKLYTIVENNSQKIDSLSVVANNNTKLIADIKDSHSQSIKSMEDKLVAIEIIQSKISMLESKLNNINSKVSSQQEVLNGLQAESKPISSGQKEVSFKKLYQEARNSYLDKEFQTSITKFTEFIKKFPDNTLAANAQYWIGECYYSLEQFETAIFHFDKVVINYPKSEKVVDAKLKIAFCLSDMGEYEGALIQLREIQKHFPDYERMNIVRDKIMQLENR, encoded by the coding sequence ATGAAAAAGATACTCTTTATATTACCTCTCACATTAATTATTCTTGCACAATGTTCCCGCGGCACCCAATTTCAAAAGCTGTATACCATTGTAGAAAATAACAGCCAAAAAATTGACTCTCTTTCTGTAGTGGCAAATAATAATACCAAGTTAATCGCAGATATAAAAGATTCACATTCACAAAGCATCAAAAGTATGGAGGATAAGTTAGTGGCAATAGAAATCATTCAATCAAAAATTTCTATGTTAGAGTCCAAACTGAATAATATCAATTCAAAAGTTTCTTCTCAACAAGAAGTTCTTAATGGTTTACAAGCAGAAAGCAAACCAATATCTTCAGGACAAAAGGAAGTCTCTTTTAAAAAGTTATATCAAGAAGCAAGAAATTCTTATCTTGATAAGGAATTTCAAACAAGTATTACAAAATTTACTGAATTTATAAAAAAGTTCCCTGATAATACCTTAGCGGCTAATGCTCAATATTGGATAGGTGAATGTTACTATTCCTTAGAACAATTTGAAACAGCAATATTCCATTTTGATAAAGTAGTAATTAATTATCCAAAATCAGAAAAGGTTGTGGATGCCAAACTAAAAATCGCATTTTGCCTTTCTGATATGGGAGAATATGAAGGAGCGTTGATACAATTGAGAGAAATCCAAAAGCATTTTCCTGATTACGAAAGAATGAATATTGTCAGAGATAAAATAATGCAATTAGAAAATAGATAA
- a CDS encoding aminopeptidase, with the protein MTEKESKGKRLEKKLAYKRKCFWMKASKAEQKQAYEFSKGYCNFLDEGRTERKVVDVTKRILIKNGFVEIGDKTPKNANKLYKINRGKNIAIAKLGKQSISRGFNLIVAHIDSPRVDLKQVPLYEDSNTGLALMHTHYYGGIKKYQWMSIPLAIYGVVVKENGEKIEISIGDKKDDPVFTFADLLIHLSKDQYKKKIGEAIDADKLILLFGSIPYPDKDMKDKIKLNCLNILQEKYGISEEDFISAELEIVPAFPTKDVGIDRSMIGGYGHDDRICSYSSLKAILDLPSSGNESPSIVFLTDKEEIGSEGNTGAKSSFLWDFISDIIDYSGMDSSKIFRKVLFNSNILSADVNVAINPAFSDKHEKQNAALLGYGVCLTKFTGSRGKSGSNDANAEFVAKIRNILNKNKIVWQTGELGKVDIGGGGTIAKFMAEYGANVIDCGTPIIGMHSPFEIASKGDLFSTYKAYKAFFTLK; encoded by the coding sequence GTAATTTTCTTGATGAAGGAAGAACAGAAAGAAAAGTTGTTGATGTTACAAAAAGAATCTTGATAAAAAACGGTTTTGTTGAAATCGGTGATAAAACCCCTAAAAACGCAAATAAACTATATAAAATAAATAGAGGCAAAAATATTGCTATTGCTAAACTGGGTAAACAAAGCATAAGCAGGGGTTTCAATCTTATTGTTGCACATATTGATTCTCCACGAGTTGACCTCAAACAAGTTCCTTTATATGAAGACTCAAATACGGGATTAGCCCTAATGCATACTCATTATTATGGTGGTATCAAGAAATATCAGTGGATGTCAATTCCTCTTGCAATATATGGGGTGGTTGTGAAAGAAAATGGTGAAAAAATAGAAATTTCTATTGGTGATAAGAAAGACGACCCTGTGTTTACTTTTGCCGATTTACTCATACATCTTTCCAAAGACCAGTATAAGAAAAAAATCGGCGAAGCAATTGATGCTGATAAACTTATTTTATTATTCGGTTCCATTCCCTATCCGGACAAAGATATGAAAGATAAAATTAAACTAAACTGTTTAAATATTTTACAAGAGAAATATGGAATCTCAGAGGAAGATTTTATCAGTGCTGAATTAGAAATCGTGCCTGCATTTCCAACTAAAGATGTAGGCATAGACCGCAGTATGATTGGTGGATACGGTCATGATGACCGAATTTGTAGTTATTCGTCTTTAAAAGCAATTTTGGATCTGCCATCAAGCGGAAACGAATCGCCTTCTATTGTATTCCTAACTGACAAAGAAGAAATAGGTAGTGAGGGAAATACAGGAGCAAAATCCTCCTTCCTGTGGGATTTCATTTCTGATATTATTGATTACTCTGGTATGGACAGTAGTAAGATATTTAGAAAGGTGTTATTCAATTCAAATATTCTATCTGCTGATGTTAATGTTGCTATTAATCCAGCATTTTCAGATAAACATGAAAAACAAAATGCCGCTCTTCTTGGGTATGGGGTTTGTTTAACAAAATTTACCGGCTCACGCGGTAAGTCTGGCTCAAATGATGCCAATGCCGAATTTGTGGCTAAAATTAGAAATATTCTCAATAAAAATAAAATTGTATGGCAAACTGGTGAACTAGGAAAGGTTGATATTGGTGGTGGCGGCACTATCGCAAAATTTATGGCTGAATATGGGGCGAATGTAATTGATTGCGGAACACCAATTATTGGAATGCACTCGCCTTTTGAAATAGCAAGCAAGGGAGACTTATTTTCCACATATAAAGCATATAAAGCATTCTTTACACTAAAATAA